From one Halosimplex rubrum genomic stretch:
- a CDS encoding HEAT repeat domain-containing protein, producing the protein MHSDISIKYPDAETIEIVIETPDDEDTSKEVSQFGSSGLQTPGGDILRSVFGIEAILRGEEVWLQRFTYSKYQLRSRPRNSDTSVIEVLKRQDETVKEAVVEKEGLCQAIVSAGKSYYEQVCGNGGREQMDDCDCAALEVGTEDGRRRLDYYREHGTQRGYTPALSREHLKTIVRKCEHTDRLREFVPRTDAVRSFVDELAASGDDKYVVEWYEDLLVRPRPEIPSEAAKALADNPDPRAKDALLQTRWKALPEVVPHAFRALAKLGSEEVRDALLDYRDFPHADETIRTATIEALGTFDEEEVRTTLQAIADDEDEPEAIREAARDALAAVDE; encoded by the coding sequence ATGCACTCAGATATCTCGATCAAGTATCCAGATGCAGAAACTATAGAAATAGTAATAGAAACGCCAGATGACGAAGATACGTCTAAAGAGGTATCTCAATTTGGTAGTAGCGGGCTCCAAACACCCGGAGGAGATATACTGCGTTCCGTATTCGGGATTGAAGCAATTCTGCGAGGTGAAGAGGTTTGGCTACAACGTTTCACATATAGTAAATATCAATTGCGATCTCGGCCAAGAAACTCTGATACTTCAGTTATTGAGGTTCTGAAACGGCAAGACGAGACGGTCAAAGAGGCAGTCGTCGAGAAAGAGGGGCTATGTCAGGCGATAGTATCTGCGGGGAAATCGTACTATGAGCAGGTCTGCGGAAACGGTGGTCGGGAGCAGATGGATGACTGTGACTGTGCGGCTCTTGAAGTCGGTACTGAGGACGGACGACGTCGACTCGACTATTACCGTGAACATGGCACACAGCGGGGATACACGCCAGCCCTAAGTCGAGAACATCTGAAAACCATCGTCAGGAAGTGCGAACACACCGATCGATTACGCGAGTTCGTTCCCCGAACGGATGCCGTCCGGTCCTTTGTCGACGAACTCGCTGCGTCGGGCGACGACAAATACGTCGTGGAGTGGTACGAAGACCTCCTGGTCCGACCGAGACCAGAGATCCCGAGCGAAGCCGCGAAGGCACTGGCCGACAACCCAGATCCGCGAGCCAAAGACGCACTCCTCCAGACTCGCTGGAAGGCACTCCCGGAAGTCGTTCCCCACGCCTTCCGGGCGCTGGCTAAACTCGGCAGCGAAGAGGTTCGAGACGCACTCCTGGACTATCGGGATTTCCCCCACGCCGACGAAACCATCCGCACGGCCACCATCGAAGCGCTCGGAACCTTCGACGAGGAGGAAGTCCGGACGACACTCCAGGCGATCGCGGACGACGAAGACGAACCAGAAGCCATCCGTGAGGCGGCACGCGACGCGCTTGCAGCCGTAGACGAATAG
- a CDS encoding NifU family protein — translation MSAEGLERQTRNYLSNNVPQIQQHGGNFEVRDVDEASGSATVAIGGACSGCGIAPMTMKAIEERLPESVDGLDDVEVVRSGGPRAAVMPSKTDEMDEMDEYEDYSPPF, via the coding sequence ATGAGCGCCGAAGGACTCGAACGGCAGACGCGGAACTACCTCAGCAACAACGTCCCGCAGATCCAGCAGCACGGCGGTAACTTCGAAGTGCGCGACGTCGACGAGGCGTCGGGGTCGGCGACGGTCGCCATCGGCGGGGCCTGCTCGGGCTGTGGCATCGCGCCGATGACGATGAAGGCCATCGAGGAGCGCCTCCCCGAGAGCGTCGACGGCCTCGACGACGTGGAGGTCGTCCGGTCGGGTGGCCCGCGGGCCGCCGTGATGCCCTCGAAGACCGACGAGATGGACGAGATGGACGAGTACGAGGACTACAGCCCGCCGTTCTGA
- a CDS encoding VWA domain-containing protein: protein MDLAEFTANSSAERQKITVLLTDGEAPGNAGKIRALSEEMADRDITLYTVGFSNANAELLSEIANTTGGNSYFAENASQLPRVFSRVATNTTSGVDSDGDGLPDGTETGGFTAETLPLTVEPFESNPENNDTDGDSLTDGREIDGVTVRVDGFRETDTTDPTDPDTDGDGYWDGWVGVYNVSYDHDRGIEYADNVVLYREALRSGGVPVQDSLQEQADFHTVTAAPTPNQQGHDGADVAAGPALEHSNIHIGELHWATAGANTDGDPTDAETTPDPTLVFEVDYDERIAWSQQRLRTELRNVSDNFAFYGIDVRFVIDDELSANAVRQAAGNPPLSNRDINRIWQAYADAGAQRAYLFVGTEHAGGSAGRTSRRGGTYRTGFDFGNALFVDELRSGNPGEHFLVTTVHEVGHLLDTGFADETGPSGEVYSGSSSDTTPEYLSFPNYPSIDLWSTMASGWQDSYEEPPMNATYSTFSIEELFTVDLDNVDSRERDD from the coding sequence ATGGACCTCGCGGAGTTCACCGCCAACAGTAGCGCTGAGCGGCAGAAGATCACGGTCCTGCTGACCGACGGCGAGGCCCCGGGCAACGCCGGCAAGATCCGGGCTCTCTCCGAGGAGATGGCCGACCGCGATATCACCCTCTACACGGTCGGATTCAGCAACGCGAACGCCGAGTTGTTGAGCGAGATCGCGAACACGACCGGCGGAAACTCCTACTTCGCCGAGAATGCCAGCCAGTTGCCGCGGGTGTTCTCGCGGGTCGCGACAAACACTACCAGCGGCGTCGACTCCGACGGGGACGGGCTCCCCGACGGTACCGAGACCGGTGGGTTCACGGCCGAGACGCTCCCGTTGACGGTCGAACCGTTCGAGTCGAATCCAGAGAACAACGACACTGACGGTGACAGTCTCACGGACGGCCGGGAGATCGACGGTGTGACCGTCCGCGTCGACGGTTTTCGGGAAACCGATACCACCGATCCGACCGATCCCGACACGGACGGCGACGGGTACTGGGACGGCTGGGTCGGCGTCTACAACGTCAGTTACGACCACGACCGCGGGATCGAGTACGCGGATAACGTCGTGTTGTACAGGGAGGCGTTGCGATCGGGCGGCGTTCCCGTCCAGGACTCGCTGCAGGAGCAGGCCGACTTCCACACTGTCACGGCAGCGCCGACTCCAAACCAGCAGGGGCACGACGGTGCGGATGTCGCCGCGGGTCCCGCTCTGGAACACTCCAATATCCACATCGGCGAACTCCACTGGGCGACTGCGGGAGCAAATACCGACGGGGACCCCACTGACGCTGAGACGACGCCAGACCCTACGCTCGTCTTCGAGGTGGACTACGACGAGCGCATCGCATGGAGCCAGCAACGACTCCGGACGGAACTTCGGAACGTCTCGGACAACTTCGCGTTCTACGGTATCGACGTGCGGTTCGTCATCGACGATGAGCTGTCAGCCAACGCAGTGCGCCAGGCCGCAGGCAACCCACCGCTGTCCAACAGAGACATCAACCGGATCTGGCAAGCCTATGCCGATGCGGGCGCACAGCGTGCGTACCTCTTCGTCGGCACAGAACACGCGGGCGGGAGCGCCGGTCGGACCTCTCGTCGTGGCGGCACGTACCGGACTGGTTTCGACTTCGGCAACGCACTGTTTGTCGATGAACTCCGAAGTGGGAACCCGGGGGAACACTTCCTGGTCACCACCGTCCACGAAGTCGGCCACCTGCTCGACACCGGCTTCGCCGACGAGACGGGACCGAGTGGTGAAGTGTACTCTGGGTCTTCGAGCGATACGACCCCGGAGTACCTCTCGTTCCCGAACTACCCCTCGATCGATCTCTGGAGCACCATGGCTTCCGGGTGGCAGGATTCCTACGAGGAACCCCCCATGAATGCGACGTACTCCACCTTCAGCATCGAAGAACTGTTCACTGTCGATCTGGACAACGTAGACAGCAGGGAGCGAGATGACTGA